One region of Legionellales bacterium genomic DNA includes:
- a CDS encoding GNAT family N-acetyltransferase codes for MIRFKLPTAEEKQQLIDHSIEEYAQDLFRVKEFSTLEAARKGSRDEVMGYIHQEKNPDNDRIYLIYSDVLHVGYMWFKMEPRYHISVLLYIYVFPKFRRHGFAREALKLFEKESRELGALQTQLVAFLDNHSAVTMYEKAGYIGVEEFTLYNAPIDTRRRMAKMLISL; via the coding sequence ATGATTCGTTTTAAATTACCAACAGCAGAAGAAAAACAACAACTCATTGACCATTCCATCGAAGAATATGCGCAAGATTTATTTCGAGTAAAAGAATTTTCTACTCTGGAAGCGGCACGTAAAGGTTCGCGAGATGAAGTGATGGGGTATATTCATCAAGAAAAAAACCCCGACAATGATCGTATTTATTTAATTTATTCGGACGTTCTGCATGTGGGTTATATGTGGTTTAAAATGGAGCCACGTTATCATATCTCAGTGCTGCTCTATATTTATGTTTTTCCTAAATTTCGCCGGCATGGTTTTGCGCGTGAAGCCTTAAAACTTTTTGAAAAAGAATCGCGGGAATTGGGTGCGTTGCAAACGCAATTAGTGGCTTTTTTAGATAATCATTCGGCTGTCACTATGTATGAAAAAGCAGGTTACATTGGCGTGGAAGAGTTCACTTTATATAATGCACCCATCGATACTCGGCGCCGCATGGCGAAAATGTTAATCTCGTTATAA